One stretch of Segatella copri DNA includes these proteins:
- a CDS encoding DNA-processing protein DprA, producing the protein MALNTELILTLKNLKGCGNKTVLSIAEVAPSQVQTIKDLCDFWTTLKGKKFEKFTTTDLHEANRKAMTIINDAERCGVGIISYYEDAFPQILRETINEDGNADAPLLLFYRGNIKALQMPGIAIIGTREPTEAGTQAGIYFAEKFAAEGFNIVSGLAIGCDTTGHQGALNVKGTTTAFLANGLDWESIYPKENLELAKNIVENGGLLLSEYPVGQRGNRYTLVERDRLQAGLSYATLVIQTSLRGGTMHAVNATIKAQKPLFMIRYKNMNGQTGGKAEGNRVFLEEGKAHALTSGSFDEALAIIRESVERINKPKIKKSLF; encoded by the coding sequence ATGGCACTCAATACAGAACTCATACTGACATTGAAAAACCTCAAGGGCTGTGGAAACAAAACCGTTCTCTCCATAGCCGAAGTAGCACCGTCCCAAGTACAAACCATCAAGGATCTGTGTGACTTCTGGACAACTCTCAAAGGTAAGAAGTTCGAAAAGTTCACTACTACAGATCTCCACGAAGCCAACAGAAAGGCAATGACCATCATCAACGATGCAGAGAGATGCGGTGTAGGCATTATCTCCTATTACGAAGATGCTTTCCCTCAAATCCTACGTGAGACCATCAATGAGGATGGCAATGCAGATGCACCGTTACTTCTGTTCTACAGAGGAAACATCAAAGCCCTGCAAATGCCGGGTATTGCCATCATCGGCACAAGAGAACCAACAGAAGCAGGAACGCAAGCAGGAATCTACTTCGCAGAAAAGTTCGCTGCAGAAGGGTTCAACATCGTATCAGGCCTTGCTATAGGATGCGACACCACTGGTCACCAAGGAGCATTGAACGTGAAGGGAACCACCACGGCATTCCTTGCCAACGGCTTGGACTGGGAATCCATCTATCCAAAGGAAAACCTAGAACTGGCCAAGAACATCGTTGAGAACGGCGGATTGCTGCTCTCAGAGTATCCGGTAGGACAAAGAGGAAATCGCTATACCCTAGTGGAACGTGACAGACTGCAGGCAGGACTCTCATACGCAACCCTCGTCATCCAGACAAGTCTCAGAGGAGGAACCATGCATGCAGTAAACGCCACCATCAAAGCCCAAAAGCCTCTCTTCATGATCCGGTACAAGAACATGAATGGACAAACTGGCGGAAAAGCAGAGGGCAACAGAGTGTTCCTTGAAGAAGGAAAAGCCCATGCCCTGACCTCAGGTTCATTCGATGAAGCCCTTGCCATCATCAGAGAATCAGTAGAAAGAATCAACAAACCAAAAATCAAAAAATCATTATTCTAG
- a CDS encoding DUF6078 family protein: MDEKELLKKAFEYGNVPSNITYCFTEPCPMKNKCIHYLSGLYKNEKTDRGDAIFPNALKNGNCKYFTPLRVVKMAWGFDKLFAEMKVKDAPALRAEMRDYLGSKGQYYRYKLGQLKLLPEQQAYIKQLFARYGYKDVEFDHFSEEIDFTKS, translated from the coding sequence ATGGATGAAAAGGAATTACTGAAAAAGGCTTTTGAGTACGGAAACGTACCTAGCAACATCACCTACTGTTTCACCGAACCATGTCCGATGAAAAACAAATGTATCCACTATCTATCCGGTCTCTACAAAAATGAGAAGACAGATAGAGGGGATGCCATTTTCCCAAATGCCCTGAAAAACGGGAATTGCAAGTACTTCACTCCGCTGCGTGTCGTGAAAATGGCATGGGGATTCGACAAACTCTTTGCCGAAATGAAAGTGAAAGACGCTCCTGCACTGCGCGCCGAAATGAGAGACTACCTCGGCAGCAAAGGACAATACTATCGTTACAAACTGGGACAACTGAAACTCCTGCCGGAACAACAGGCATATATCAAACAGCTCTTCGCCAGATACGGATATAAAGATGTTGAATTCGATCATTTCTCGGAAGAGATTGATTTCACTAAAAGCTAA
- a CDS encoding HAD family hydrolase, whose product MIKGVIFDLDLTLVDTTTLENARKTRNWHEAYRLIPYTSMYAGIQEVLDQIKAQGIKMAIVSSSPRPYVERIVDYYQIPASFIVGYHDAHPVKPHPAPMLKALELMNEKAEDILSFGDRAIDMIASKRAGIKAIACLWGTKERSMLLGTAYDKAIGSPLKILPYIQ is encoded by the coding sequence ATGATTAAAGGAGTAATTTTTGACCTGGACTTAACTCTTGTTGATACCACTACACTGGAAAATGCCAGAAAGACGAGAAACTGGCACGAGGCATATAGACTTATCCCATATACCTCCATGTATGCAGGAATCCAAGAAGTCCTTGACCAAATAAAAGCCCAAGGTATCAAGATGGCGATAGTCAGCAGTTCACCACGTCCCTATGTGGAAAGAATCGTTGACTATTACCAGATTCCAGCAAGTTTCATCGTTGGCTACCATGATGCCCATCCCGTCAAGCCCCATCCTGCACCTATGCTAAAGGCATTGGAGCTGATGAATGAGAAAGCTGAAGATATTCTGAGCTTTGGAGATAGGGCTATAGACATGATTGCATCTAAAAGAGCTGGCATAAAAGCCATCGCATGCCTCTGGGGAACCAAGGAAAGGAGTATGCTACTTGGTACAGCATACGATAAAGCAATTGGCTCACCACTGAAGATACTTCCATACATACAATGA